One segment of Actinomyces sp. 432 DNA contains the following:
- a CDS encoding glycosyltransferase family 2 protein, whose protein sequence is MEESVTRKSPPLRHSIVPAEEKKLNDERKPLVSVIVPAFNSERHINQALDSVLAQSMPDLEVLVVDDASRDRTLALAQERAAADPRVQVLAQPANRGVAQARNLALARARGRYIAYLDADDQWAPRKLERQIAFMSARGLAACIASYETIEEDGAHRNYVHVPESIGYSEFLKNTLTCTLTILFDTERVDPGLLVMPDLRRGQDAATWLQVMKRGYRIYGLDECLAKYRKTAGSLSSDKVKAVKRTWNLYRNVEGISRSYAAYCLSWQLFHAALKRRKGK, encoded by the coding sequence GTGGAGGAATCGGTGACTCGCAAAAGCCCGCCGTTGCGCCATAGCATCGTCCCAGCCGAAGAAAAAAAGCTCAACGACGAGCGCAAGCCGCTTGTCTCGGTGATTGTGCCCGCGTTCAACTCCGAGCGGCATATCAACCAGGCGCTGGACTCCGTCCTGGCCCAAAGCATGCCGGACCTTGAGGTGCTGGTGGTCGATGACGCCTCCCGGGACCGCACGCTTGCGCTGGCCCAGGAGCGTGCCGCCGCAGATCCCCGGGTGCAGGTGCTCGCGCAGCCCGCCAACCGGGGGGTGGCCCAGGCCCGCAACCTGGCTCTTGCCCGGGCGCGCGGCCGGTACATCGCGTATCTGGACGCGGACGACCAGTGGGCTCCCCGCAAGCTCGAGCGCCAGATTGCGTTCATGTCTGCGCGCGGGCTGGCGGCCTGTATCGCCTCCTACGAGACGATCGAGGAGGACGGCGCGCACCGCAACTACGTGCACGTTCCAGAGTCGATCGGTTACAGCGAATTTCTGAAGAATACGCTCACCTGCACGCTCACCATCCTGTTCGACACCGAGCGCGTGGATCCCGGCCTGCTCGTAATGCCTGACCTGCGCCGCGGCCAGGACGCCGCTACGTGGCTGCAGGTAATGAAGCGCGGGTACCGGATCTACGGGCTGGACGAGTGCCTGGCGAAATACCGCAAGACCGCCGGGTCCTTGTCCAGCGACAAGGTGAAGGCGGTAAAAAGAACCTGGAACCTCTACCGCAATGTAGAGGGTATCTCCCGCAGTTACGCGGCCTACTGCCTGTCATGGCAGCTGTTTCATGCCGCGCTGAAGAGGAGAAAAGGCAAGTGA